The proteins below come from a single Panicum hallii strain FIL2 chromosome 7, PHallii_v3.1, whole genome shotgun sequence genomic window:
- the LOC112899366 gene encoding glutamyl-tRNA(Gln) amidotransferase subunit A, chloroplastic/mitochondrial, producing the protein MPPPLQAHRLLISHRRLPTPARRRFTAVSSVQSAPATTLAPGPATSSILSIRESLLSGERSAADITSEYLSRLRRTEPSVRSFIHVADAAAEREAEELDRRIASGEKDAVGPLAGVLVGVKDNLCTANMPSTGGSRILDGYRPAYDATAVRRLREAGAIVVGKTNLDEFGMGSTTEGSAFQVTTNPWDDSRVPGGSSGGSASAVSARQCVVSLGSDTGGSVRQPASFCGVVGLKPTYGRVSRFGLMAYASSLDVVGCFGSSVFDTSTILSVVAGHDKMDSTSSSQDVPDYASELVSLDLLESKPLNGLRVGIIKETLGEGVDTGVVSSIKDAASHLERLGSVVEEVSLPSFSLGLPAYYILASSEASSNLSRYDGIRYGRQVSADDLNEIYGESRANGLGHEVKMRILMGTYALSAGYYDAYYKRAQQVRTLVKESFKGALERYDILISPAAPSAAYKIGEKINDPLAMYAGDIMTVNVNLAGLPALVVPCGFVEGGAVGLPVGLQMIGSPFSEGNLLRVGHIFEQTLQNFSFVPPLLAER; encoded by the exons atgccGCCGCCTCTCCAGGCCCACCGCCTCCTCatctcccaccgccgcctccccaCTCCCGCTCGCCGCCGGTTCACCGCCGTCTCTTCCGTCCAATCCGCTCCCGCCACGACCTTGGCCCCGGGCCCCGCCACATCCTCCATCCTCTCCATCCGCGAGTCGCTGCTCTCAGGCGAGAGGAGCGCGGCGGACATCACCTCCGAGTACCTCTCCCGCCTCCGCCGGACCGAGCCGAGCGTGCGCAGCTTCATCCACGtcgcggacgccgccgccgagcgggaggcggaggagctCGACCGGAGGATTGCCTCCGGGGAGAAGGATGCGGTGGGGCCCCTCGCTGGAGTGCTGGTGGGAGTGAAGGACAACCTCTGTACCGCTAACATGCCCTCCACTGGCGGGTCGCGGATACTGGACGGGTACCGGCCGGCGTACGACGCCACGGCGGTCCGGCGGCTGCGGGAGGCTGGCGCCATCGTGGTTGGGAAGACGAACCTCGACGAGTTCGGCATGGGGAGCACCACCGAGGGCTCCGCGTTTCAG GTGACAACAAACCCGTGGGATGATTCACGTGTTCCCGGGGGATCCTCTGGTGGTTCTGCTTCTGCGGTTTCTGCTAGGCAATGCGTAGTGTCACTAGGAAGTGATACAGGTGGCAGTGTGAGACAACCGGCGTCATTCTGTGGCGTAGTGGGGTTGAAGCCAACTTATGGTCGGGTATCTCGTTTTGGCCTCATGGCCTATGCTTCATCGTTGGATGTGGTGGGATGCTTTGGTTCATCCGTTTTTGACACTTCAACCATATTATCTGTTGTTGCTGGCCATGACAAGATGGATTCAACTAGCAGTTCGCAG GATGTTCCAGACTATGCATCAGAGTTGGTCTCTCTAGATTTACTTGAATCAAAACCACTAAATGGTTTGAGAGTTGGGATTATAAAGGAAACTCTTGGAGAAGGTGTGGATACTGGAGTCGTATCGTCAATCAAGGATGCTGCTTCACACCTGGAACGGTTGGGGTCTGTAGTGGAAGAG GTTTCACTGCCTTCATTTTCTCTTGGCTTGCCAGCATATTACATACTAGCCTCATCTGAAGCTTCTTCTAATCTATCACGCTATGATGGCATCAG GTATGGAAGGCAAGTTTCAGCTGATGACTTGAATGAGATTTATGGAGAGTCCCGGGCTAATGGTCTGGGTCACGAG GTCAAAATGAGAATTTTGATGGGAACCTATGCTCTTTCTGCTGGGTATTATGATGCATACTACAAACGAGCACAACAG GTGAGGACACTGGTTAAGGAAAGCTTCAAAGGTGCTTTGGAAAGATATGATATTCTTATTTCACCAGCTGCGCCATCAGCAGCCTACAAGATAG GTGAAAAAATAAATGATCCATTAGCAATGTACGCTGGAGATATCATGACG GTGAATGTTAATTTGGCCGGGCTTCCTGCATTGGTCGTGCCTTGCGGATTTGTTGAAGGTGGAGCTGTGGGGCTTCCAGTTGGACTACAGATGATTGGATCTCCATTCAGTGAG GGGAATTTGCTGAGAGTAGGCCACATCTTTGAGCAGACACTGCAGAATTTCAGTTTTGTCCCACCGTTGCTGGCAGAACGCTAG
- the LOC112901391 gene encoding 3-oxoacyl-[acyl-carrier-protein] synthase III, chloroplastic — protein sequence MVAASGLALPRAAAPSPARTRAGLWPGFLRFVPPVALPPQQLRCCASTVDDGVVSAEASKPRLPRVVGMGSKLVGCGSAIPTLSISNDSLSKIVETSDEWIAARTGIRNRRVLSGDETLRGLSIQAAQKALEMAQVKAEDVDLVLLCTSTPDDLFGGAAQVLTEVGCTNAFGFDITAACSGFIVGLITATRFIKGGGLRNVLVVGADALSKFVDWTDRGTCILFGDAAGAVLVQACSADEDGLLGFCVQSDGNGQKHLNAVTSNDESILSNTNGIPGFPPKKATYSCIQMNGKEVFRFAVRCVPQSIEKALEEAGLPASSIDWLLLHQANQRIIDAAASRLDIPSDKVISNLANYGNTSAASIPLALDEAVRSGKVKTGDIIAASGFGAGLTWGSAIIKWG from the exons ATGGTCGCCGCCTCCGGCCTCGCGCTGCCGCGGGCGGCCGCACCCAGCCCGGCGCGCACGCGCGCTGGCCTCTGGCCCGGCTTCCTCCGATTCGTGCCGCCGGTGGCGCTGCCACCGCAGCAGCTCCGGTGCTGCGCGTCCACAGTCGACGATGGCGTGGTGTCCGCAGAGGCCTCCAAGCCCCGCCTCCCCAG AGTGGTTGGTATGGGCTCAAAGCTCGTTGGATGTGGATCGGCGATCCCAACACTTAGCATTTCAAATGATAGCCTTTCGAAAATAGTTGAAACGTCAGATGAATGGATTGCAGCTCGAACTGGGATTCGGAATAGGCGAGTTCTTTCAG GAGATGAAACATTGCGGGGGCTCTCAATACAAGCAGCACAAAAGGCACTTGAGATGGCTCAAGTAAAAGCTGAAGATGTTGACCTTGTTCTCCTTTGTACATCTACTCCAGATGATCTGTTTGGAGGTGCTGCTCAG GTGCTGACAGAAGTGGGGTGCACAAATGCATTTGGATTTGATATTACAGCTGCCTGCAGTGGATTCATTGTTGGCTTAATCACAGCTACGCGTTTTATCAAAG GTGGGGGTCTTCGGAATGTCCTTGTAGTTGGTGCAGATGCTCTTTCAAAATTTGTAGATTGGACAGACAGAGGTACATGCATCCTTTTTGGAGATGCTGCCGGTGCTGTGTTGGTTCAG GCTTGCAGTGCTGATGAAGATGGCTTGCTAGGTTTTTGTGTTCAGAGTGATGGCAATGGACAAAA GCACCTAAATGCTGTAACATCGAATGATGAGTCGATCTTGTCCAATACCAATGGTATTCCTGGATTTCCACCAAAGAAGGCAACCTACTCATGCATTCAAATGAACGGAAAGGAAGTTTTCCGCTTTGCTGTGCGATGTGTGCCGCAGTCCATTGAGAAGGCTCTTGAAGAAGCTGGTTTGCCTGCCTCCAGTATCGATTGGTTGTTGTTACATCAA GCTAATCAGCGGATTATTGATGCTGCTGCCAGTCGTTTAGATATCCCATCTGACAAGGTTATTTCAAATCTTGCTAATTACGGCAACACCAGTGCGGCATCCATCCCATTAGCATTGGATGAGGCTGTTCGCAGCGGCAAGGTGAAGACCGGTGATATTATTGCGGCATCAGGTTTTGGAGCTGGACTTACCTGGGGTTCCGCCATTATCAAATGGGGCTAA